A window of the Paraburkholderia sp. ZP32-5 genome harbors these coding sequences:
- a CDS encoding amylo-alpha-1,6-glucosidase translates to MTQQQPEALGGVTHTGGVDHREPEQEGVFIPTENLNVASATQHVLKSGDTFIVNDPLGDITGHDDGLFVNDTRVLSQLRLTFGGRAPSLLSGSVSSDNTSFTAHLTNRPLPPLGGNSTPEGVIHVERVRVLSGTVLNEAIELTNYGTSDATVPLSISFSSDFRDMFEVRGLKRDKQGRIEPARVENQQVLLDYIGLDDVARNVQIAFSPQPDQLFADRADYTVKLPAQACVSIYLSVAVHVVPVAGKPGSDVAQPVHAMSEAHMSQIDAERPRVGRTAVRAALVDAHLVMRERRRASARIRTSNPLFNAWIDRSFADLSLLTTDLATGPYPYAGIPWFSTPFGRDAVITSLQTLWLQPHLAAGVLRFLADHQAHENSPFRDAAPGKIMHEMRKGEMAAAGEVPFALYYGGVDTTPLFIVLAGAYAARTGDLALIDELWPALERAAQWVAGVCDRNRLGLLDYQRESDGGLANQGWKDSHDSVFHADGRFPDGPIALVEVQAYASAAFDTMAGFATQRGQRDEAAQYAERAKKIRRCVEEKFWMDEAGFYGIALDGHGELCRVMASNAGHLLAFGLPSRERGEAVVRALDSTLFHTGWGVRTLAASQARFNPMAYHNGSVWPHDNALCARGLSRYGGKASAVRLLQALFQAAVNFDMRLPELFCGFPRRRGEPPTAYPVACLPQAWAAGSPFMMLEACLGITIDAERREVLIEQPMLPEGIDWLEVSDLRVGDASVSITFRRIGEKVVASAEQGDVRVIALL, encoded by the coding sequence TTGACACAGCAGCAGCCAGAAGCCCTCGGCGGAGTGACCCATACGGGTGGCGTCGATCATCGCGAACCCGAACAGGAAGGCGTTTTCATCCCGACGGAAAACCTCAACGTCGCGAGCGCCACGCAACACGTGTTGAAGTCGGGTGACACGTTCATCGTCAACGACCCTCTCGGCGATATCACCGGCCACGACGATGGCCTGTTCGTCAACGACACCCGCGTGCTGTCGCAACTGCGGCTCACCTTCGGCGGGCGCGCGCCGTCGCTGCTGTCGGGCAGTGTCAGCAGCGACAACACGTCGTTCACCGCGCATCTGACCAATCGTCCTTTGCCGCCGCTCGGCGGCAACAGCACGCCCGAAGGCGTGATCCACGTCGAGCGCGTGCGCGTGTTGTCGGGCACCGTGCTCAACGAGGCGATCGAACTGACGAACTACGGCACGAGCGACGCGACCGTACCGCTGTCCATTTCGTTTTCCAGCGACTTCCGTGACATGTTCGAAGTGCGCGGCCTGAAGCGCGACAAGCAGGGGCGTATCGAGCCGGCACGCGTCGAGAATCAGCAGGTGCTGCTCGACTATATCGGTCTGGACGACGTGGCGCGCAACGTACAGATTGCGTTCTCGCCGCAGCCGGATCAGTTGTTCGCCGACCGTGCCGACTACACGGTCAAGCTGCCCGCGCAGGCCTGCGTGTCGATCTATCTGTCGGTCGCGGTGCACGTGGTGCCGGTGGCGGGCAAGCCCGGCTCCGACGTAGCGCAGCCGGTCCATGCAATGAGCGAAGCTCACATGTCGCAGATCGATGCCGAGCGTCCGCGCGTCGGCCGCACGGCGGTGCGCGCCGCGCTCGTCGATGCCCACCTGGTGATGCGCGAACGGCGCCGCGCGAGCGCGCGTATACGCACCAGCAATCCGCTGTTCAACGCGTGGATCGACCGCTCGTTCGCGGACCTCAGCCTGCTGACGACGGACCTCGCGACCGGTCCATATCCGTATGCGGGCATCCCATGGTTTTCGACTCCGTTTGGCCGCGACGCGGTGATCACATCGCTGCAAACGCTGTGGCTGCAGCCGCATTTGGCCGCGGGCGTACTGCGTTTTCTCGCCGATCATCAGGCGCATGAGAATTCGCCGTTTCGCGACGCGGCGCCCGGCAAGATCATGCACGAGATGCGCAAGGGCGAAATGGCGGCGGCCGGCGAAGTGCCGTTTGCGCTGTACTACGGCGGCGTCGACACCACGCCGCTCTTTATCGTGCTGGCCGGCGCTTACGCGGCCCGCACCGGCGACCTCGCGCTGATCGACGAACTGTGGCCGGCGCTCGAACGCGCCGCGCAGTGGGTCGCAGGTGTGTGCGATCGCAACCGTCTGGGGCTGCTCGACTATCAGCGCGAATCGGATGGCGGGCTCGCGAACCAGGGCTGGAAAGACAGCCACGATTCGGTGTTCCATGCCGATGGCCGCTTTCCCGATGGGCCGATTGCGCTGGTCGAAGTGCAGGCCTACGCAAGCGCCGCATTCGACACGATGGCCGGCTTCGCGACGCAGCGCGGCCAGCGCGATGAGGCCGCGCAGTACGCGGAGCGCGCGAAGAAGATCCGCCGCTGCGTCGAGGAAAAGTTCTGGATGGACGAAGCCGGTTTCTACGGCATCGCGCTCGACGGTCATGGCGAACTGTGCCGCGTGATGGCATCGAACGCCGGGCACTTGCTGGCCTTCGGCCTGCCGTCGCGCGAGCGCGGCGAAGCGGTGGTGCGCGCACTCGATTCGACGCTGTTCCATACCGGCTGGGGCGTGCGCACGCTGGCTGCGAGCCAGGCGCGTTTCAATCCGATGGCGTATCACAACGGCTCGGTCTGGCCGCACGACAACGCACTGTGCGCGCGCGGGCTGTCGCGCTACGGCGGCAAGGCATCGGCGGTGCGGCTGCTGCAGGCGCTGTTCCAGGCCGCGGTCAATTTCGACATGCGTCTGCCCGAACTGTTCTGCGGCTTCCCGCGCCGGCGCGGCGAGCCGCCTACCGCGTATCCGGTCGCGTGTCTGCCGCAGGCGTGGGCGGCGGGTTCGCCGTTCATGATGCTGGAGGCGTGTCTGGGCATCACGATCGATGCGGAACGACGCGAGGTGCTGATCGAACAGCCGATGCTGCCCGAAGGTATCGATTGGCTCGAAGTTAGCGATCTGCGCGTCGGGGATGCGTCGGTATCGATCACGTTCCGCCGGATTGGCGAAAAGGTGGTGGCGTCGGCGGAGCAGGGCGATGTCAGGGTGATCGCGTTGCTGTGA
- a CDS encoding DHA2 family efflux MFS transporter permease subunit, which produces MSQPPDAPASASPSEPTPQRPSQPSSQPAAPPPLEGGKLVLATIAVALATFMNVLDTSIANVAIPTISGNLGVSVDEGTWVITVFAAANAVSIPLTGWLTQRIGQIKLFVGAILGFVLASWLCGIAPTLPILLLARVFQGAVAGPLIPLSQAILLGSYPKEKASTALALWAMTATVGPIAGPALGGWITDSYSWSWIFYINIPVGLFAASITWMIYRTRESATRKPPIDVVGLGLLITWVASLQIMLDKGKDLDWFASPVIAILGIVALISFAFFLVWELTEEHPIVDLRLFQQRNFLGGTIAISVAYGVFFGNLVLLPQWMQEYLNYRSVDAGLVTAPLGIFAIILAPVLGRVMPRSDSRVIATVAFVGFAIVFYMRSKYVIEIDTWHLVLPTLLQGIPMALFFVPLTAIILSGQPQSRIPAAAGLSNFVRVFCGAVGTSIAGTVWNSRTILHHARLTEQASIDNPAFARQIDTTQSLLHLDTQSAHALFDFTVNTQAAMMGLNDIFFISAIIFLLIIPLIWITRPVKGGGGADAAGAH; this is translated from the coding sequence TTGAGCCAGCCCCCCGACGCGCCCGCTTCCGCTTCGCCATCCGAGCCAACGCCGCAGCGCCCGTCGCAGCCGTCATCACAGCCCGCCGCGCCACCGCCGCTCGAAGGCGGCAAGCTGGTTCTCGCCACCATCGCCGTTGCGCTCGCCACCTTCATGAACGTGCTGGACACGTCGATCGCCAACGTCGCGATTCCGACGATTTCGGGCAACCTCGGCGTCTCGGTCGACGAAGGCACATGGGTCATCACCGTGTTCGCGGCGGCCAACGCGGTGTCGATTCCGCTGACCGGCTGGCTCACGCAGCGCATCGGCCAGATCAAGCTGTTCGTCGGCGCGATCCTCGGCTTCGTGCTCGCATCGTGGCTGTGCGGCATCGCGCCGACCTTGCCGATCCTGCTGCTCGCGCGGGTGTTCCAGGGCGCGGTGGCCGGCCCGCTGATTCCGCTGTCGCAGGCGATCCTGCTGGGCTCGTATCCGAAGGAAAAAGCGTCCACCGCGCTCGCGCTATGGGCGATGACCGCGACCGTCGGCCCGATCGCGGGCCCGGCGCTGGGCGGCTGGATCACCGATAGTTACAGCTGGTCGTGGATCTTCTACATCAACATTCCGGTCGGCCTGTTCGCGGCCAGCATCACATGGATGATCTACCGCACCCGCGAATCGGCGACGCGCAAGCCGCCGATCGACGTGGTCGGCCTCGGCCTGCTGATCACATGGGTCGCGTCGCTGCAGATCATGCTCGACAAGGGCAAGGACCTCGACTGGTTCGCCTCGCCGGTGATCGCGATTCTCGGCATCGTCGCGCTGATCAGCTTCGCGTTCTTCCTCGTGTGGGAGCTGACCGAAGAGCATCCGATTGTCGACTTGCGGCTGTTCCAGCAGCGCAACTTCCTCGGCGGCACGATCGCGATCTCGGTTGCGTACGGCGTGTTTTTCGGCAACCTCGTGCTGCTGCCGCAATGGATGCAGGAGTATCTGAACTACCGCTCGGTCGATGCCGGCCTCGTCACCGCGCCGCTCGGCATCTTCGCGATCATTCTCGCGCCGGTGCTCGGCCGCGTGATGCCGCGCTCGGATTCGCGCGTGATCGCGACGGTCGCGTTCGTCGGTTTCGCGATCGTGTTCTACATGCGCTCGAAGTACGTGATCGAGATCGACACGTGGCACCTCGTGCTGCCGACGCTGCTGCAAGGCATCCCGATGGCGCTGTTCTTCGTGCCGCTCACGGCGATCATTCTGTCCGGCCAGCCGCAGAGCCGCATTCCAGCCGCGGCCGGTTTGTCCAATTTCGTGCGGGTATTTTGCGGCGCGGTGGGCACGTCGATCGCGGGCACCGTGTGGAACAGCCGCACGATCCTGCATCACGCGCGGCTGACGGAACAGGCATCGATCGACAACCCGGCGTTCGCACGGCAGATCGATACGACGCAGTCGCTGCTGCATCTGGATACGCAGTCAGCGCATGCGCTGTTCGATTTCACCGTGAACACGCAGGCCGCGATGATGGGCCTGAACGACATCTTCTTTATCTCGGCAATCATCTTCTTGCTGATCATTCCGCTGATCTGGATCACGCGGCCGGTCAAGGGCGGTGGCGGCGCCGACGCGGCGGGCGCGCATTGA
- the gltA gene encoding citrate synthase, which translates to MNSKTHATLSFSDSDQTVDLPIYEGTLGPDVIDIRKLYSQTGKFTYDPGFMSTASCNSEITYIDGDKGELLYRGFPIDNLAQNADFLETCYLLLHGELPDVAQKAEFVDTVTKHTLVHEQMQFFFRGFRRDAHPMAVLVAAVGALSAFYHDSLDITDPKHREVSAIRMIAKLPTLVAMAYKFSVDQPFVYPKNDLSYSANFMRMMFANPAEEYQVNDVLVRALDRILILHADHEQNASTSTVRLAGSSGANPFACIAAGIACLWGPAHGGANEAALNMLEEIGSVDNIPEFIKQVKDKNSGVKLMGFGHRVYKNYDPRAKLMRETCHEVLEELGLHDDPLFKLAMALEKIALEDEYFVSRKLYPNVDFYSGIVQRALGIPTSMFTCIFAMARTVGWIAQWNEMIADPEQKIGRPRQLFVGETLREAKPIAQR; encoded by the coding sequence ATGAACTCGAAGACACACGCAACACTGAGCTTCTCCGACAGCGACCAGACTGTCGATCTGCCGATCTACGAGGGCACGCTGGGCCCGGACGTCATCGACATTCGCAAGCTGTACAGCCAGACCGGCAAGTTCACTTACGACCCGGGCTTCATGTCGACGGCGTCGTGCAATTCCGAGATCACCTATATCGACGGCGACAAGGGCGAGCTGCTGTATCGCGGCTTCCCGATCGACAACCTCGCGCAGAACGCCGACTTCCTCGAAACCTGCTATCTGCTGCTGCACGGTGAGTTGCCGGATGTGGCCCAGAAAGCCGAGTTCGTCGATACCGTCACGAAGCACACGCTGGTGCACGAGCAGATGCAGTTCTTCTTCCGCGGTTTCCGCCGCGACGCGCATCCGATGGCGGTTCTGGTTGCCGCGGTCGGCGCGCTGTCCGCGTTCTATCACGACTCGCTCGATATCACCGATCCGAAACATCGTGAAGTGTCGGCGATCCGTATGATCGCGAAGCTGCCGACGCTGGTTGCGATGGCGTACAAGTTCAGCGTCGATCAGCCGTTCGTGTATCCGAAGAACGATCTGTCGTATAGCGCGAACTTCATGCGCATGATGTTCGCGAACCCGGCCGAAGAGTACCAGGTCAACGACGTGCTGGTGCGCGCGCTCGACCGCATCCTGATCCTGCACGCGGACCACGAGCAGAACGCGTCGACGTCGACCGTGCGTCTGGCCGGTTCGTCGGGTGCGAATCCGTTTGCGTGTATCGCTGCCGGTATCGCATGTCTGTGGGGCCCGGCGCACGGTGGCGCGAACGAAGCCGCGCTGAACATGCTGGAAGAAATCGGCTCGGTCGATAACATTCCCGAGTTCATCAAGCAGGTCAAGGACAAGAACTCGGGCGTGAAGCTGATGGGCTTCGGTCACCGCGTGTACAAGAACTACGATCCGCGCGCGAAGCTGATGCGCGAGACCTGCCACGAAGTGCTCGAAGAACTGGGCCTGCACGACGACCCGCTGTTCAAGCTCGCAATGGCGCTCGAAAAGATCGCGCTCGAAGACGAATACTTCGTATCGCGCAAGCTGTACCCGAACGTCGACTTCTACTCGGGTATCGTGCAGCGCGCGCTGGGCATCCCGACGTCGATGTTCACGTGTATCTTCGCGATGGCGCGTACGGTCGGCTGGATCGCGCAATGGAACGAGATGATCGCTGATCCCGAGCAGAAGATCGGTCGTCCGCGCCAGTTGTTCGTCGGCGAGACGCTGCGTGAAGCGAAGCCGATTGCACAGCGTTAA
- a CDS encoding AraC family transcriptional regulator has translation MMEAFDPDGIEQTVFVVGERHQTLDEPWRAYRRARLIHVNDGVLTVRTEAGRWVVPPGRALWLVANTLHCLHATRPVQLYSLYVAMEPGATFAGASGAAPLPAQTGALIPDLLVQALLAAAAELPLRQPLDEPARRLLQVLLDRLATLPPTPLGLNWPRDPRAQRIADALSENPAQSRVLEQLAATAGVTARTAARLFAKETGQTFGQWRQQLRLLAALEHLGAGESVTQVALEVGYSDVSSFIAVFRDAFGDTPARFFR, from the coding sequence ATGATGGAAGCCTTCGATCCGGACGGTATCGAGCAAACGGTCTTCGTGGTCGGCGAGCGCCATCAGACGCTGGACGAACCGTGGCGCGCATACCGGCGCGCGCGGCTGATTCACGTGAACGACGGTGTGCTGACGGTGCGTACCGAAGCCGGGCGATGGGTCGTGCCGCCCGGCCGCGCGTTGTGGCTCGTCGCGAATACGCTGCACTGTCTGCACGCGACGCGTCCCGTTCAACTGTATTCGCTGTACGTTGCCATGGAGCCCGGCGCGACATTCGCCGGCGCCTCCGGTGCCGCGCCGCTACCCGCGCAAACCGGCGCGCTGATCCCCGATCTGCTGGTGCAGGCACTATTGGCCGCCGCGGCCGAGCTGCCGCTTCGGCAGCCGCTCGATGAACCCGCCCGCCGCCTTCTGCAAGTGCTGCTGGATCGACTCGCGACCTTGCCCCCGACGCCGTTGGGTTTGAACTGGCCGCGCGATCCGCGCGCGCAGCGCATCGCCGATGCGCTCAGTGAAAATCCCGCTCAATCGCGGGTACTCGAGCAGCTTGCCGCCACCGCCGGCGTGACGGCCCGTACCGCGGCGCGCCTGTTCGCGAAAGAAACAGGGCAGACCTTCGGCCAATGGCGGCAGCAGTTGCGCCTGCTCGCCGCGCTCGAACATCTGGGCGCCGGCGAAAGCGTCACGCAGGTGGCGCTCGAAGTCGGCTATAGCGACGTGTCGTCGTTTATCGCGGTGTTTCGCGACGCATTCGGCGATACGCCCGCGCGGTTCTTCCGCTGA
- a CDS encoding alpha/beta hydrolase: MAWQQFEHGWRRAPLNAPAKGLVVLLHGVGSNARDLMPLADIWSEVLPDTAFVSLDGTDPFDGGFGGRQWFSLRDVNEANREARIAAAYPALRRVLDAELAHWQITFEMLALVGFSQGSMMALHHVAASPEGAAGVVAYSGRLASAIVSANRTTPLTLIHGEDDDVIPVSELERAADALSQAGYPLDAYVLPGVGHTITADGVELGRTALQHALGAVSRD; the protein is encoded by the coding sequence ATGGCCTGGCAACAATTCGAACACGGCTGGCGCCGCGCGCCGCTGAACGCACCCGCAAAGGGCCTCGTCGTGCTGCTGCACGGCGTCGGCAGCAATGCGCGCGATCTGATGCCGCTCGCCGACATCTGGAGCGAAGTTTTGCCGGATACCGCGTTTGTGTCGCTCGACGGCACCGACCCGTTCGACGGCGGCTTCGGCGGCCGCCAGTGGTTCAGCCTGCGCGACGTCAACGAGGCGAATCGCGAGGCGCGCATCGCCGCCGCCTATCCGGCATTGCGTCGCGTGCTCGATGCGGAACTCGCGCACTGGCAGATCACTTTCGAAATGCTTGCGCTGGTCGGCTTTTCGCAAGGTTCGATGATGGCGCTGCATCACGTCGCGGCGAGCCCGGAGGGTGCGGCTGGCGTGGTCGCTTATTCGGGGCGGCTCGCGTCGGCGATCGTGTCGGCGAACCGCACGACGCCGCTCACGCTGATTCACGGTGAGGACGACGACGTGATCCCGGTGAGCGAGCTCGAACGCGCGGCCGACGCGCTCAGCCAGGCCGGCTACCCGCTCGATGCATACGTGCTGCCCGGGGTCGGCCACACGATCACCGCCGACGGCGTCGAGCTCGGCCGCACCGCGTTACAGCACGCGCTCGGCGCGGTGTCGCGCGATTGA
- a CDS encoding transcriptional regulator translates to MAHIIRKASDIGGIIRAARKVHQLRQNDAAGGVGVSEWFMVKAEQGSDSVQWGKLFQILDGLGVRITMDVPDADDRLVEAELARAHRSAERRRKRVGAARSADPDETPEDSQ, encoded by the coding sequence ATGGCTCATATCATCCGCAAGGCCTCCGATATCGGAGGCATCATCCGCGCCGCCCGAAAAGTCCATCAGTTGCGCCAGAACGACGCTGCCGGCGGCGTGGGCGTGAGCGAATGGTTCATGGTCAAGGCTGAACAGGGATCGGACAGCGTTCAATGGGGGAAGTTGTTCCAGATCCTGGACGGACTTGGCGTGCGCATCACGATGGACGTTCCCGACGCCGACGATCGGCTTGTCGAGGCCGAATTGGCGCGCGCGCATCGCAGCGCGGAGCGCCGTCGCAAGCGGGTCGGCGCTGCCCGCTCCGCCGACCCGGATGAAACGCCGGAAGATTCGCAATGA
- a CDS encoding rod shape-determining protein encodes MARSTPYYPLFERLFRHAVAVDLGTANTLIYTDDGGIVLNQPSVVCFEKEPSAGTKRIAAIGTEARQLLGRAPLNLETVRPMRHGVIANFSAAEHMIRQFVDMARPRSLFSRRAAFIVCVPESATQVERRAIREAAEAAGAWKVSLIGESLASALGAGLPVSAATGSMVVDIGGGTTEVGVIALGGTAYSGSVRVGGDNFDAAIISYVRNLYGVLLGEQTAEHLKKNIGSAMHDVPLQQMNATGRSVDDGLPRTVQLSNRDIAEAIEGPLRQVIGAVKRGLEMAPAELVTDIAHNGIVLTGGGALLNDLGRRLSDEIGLDVHVADDPMTCAVRGAGVATAAGLVEEVGYE; translated from the coding sequence ATGGCCAGATCGACGCCGTATTACCCGCTCTTCGAGCGACTGTTCCGCCACGCCGTGGCGGTGGATCTCGGTACGGCCAACACCCTTATCTATACCGACGACGGCGGCATCGTGCTGAATCAGCCGTCGGTCGTGTGCTTCGAGAAAGAACCTTCCGCCGGAACCAAACGCATTGCCGCGATCGGTACCGAGGCGCGCCAACTGCTCGGCCGCGCGCCGCTGAACCTCGAAACGGTGCGGCCGATGCGCCACGGCGTGATCGCCAATTTCTCCGCCGCCGAACACATGATCCGGCAATTCGTGGATATGGCTCGCCCGCGTTCGCTCTTTAGCCGGCGCGCCGCGTTTATCGTTTGCGTGCCCGAAAGCGCGACCCAGGTCGAGCGCCGCGCGATCCGCGAAGCCGCCGAAGCGGCCGGGGCATGGAAGGTCAGCCTGATCGGCGAATCGCTCGCGTCCGCGCTCGGCGCGGGCCTGCCGGTGAGCGCCGCGACCGGCTCGATGGTGGTCGACATCGGCGGCGGCACTACCGAAGTCGGCGTGATCGCGCTCGGCGGCACCGCGTATAGCGGCTCGGTGCGCGTCGGCGGCGACAATTTCGACGCGGCGATCATCAGCTACGTGCGCAATCTGTATGGCGTACTGCTCGGCGAGCAGACCGCCGAGCATCTGAAGAAGAACATCGGCTCGGCCATGCACGACGTACCGCTGCAGCAGATGAACGCAACCGGCCGCAGCGTCGACGACGGCCTGCCGCGCACGGTGCAACTGAGCAATCGCGATATCGCCGAGGCGATCGAAGGGCCGTTGCGCCAGGTAATCGGCGCGGTCAAACGCGGGCTCGAGATGGCGCCCGCCGAACTGGTCACGGATATCGCGCACAACGGTATCGTGCTGACCGGCGGCGGCGCGCTGCTGAACGATCTTGGTCGGCGCCTCAGCGATGAAATCGGCCTCGACGTGCATGTCGCCGACGATCCGATGACCTGCGCGGTGCGTGGCGCGGGCGTGGCGACGGCGGCGGGTCTGGTCGAGGAAGTCGGGTACGAGTGA
- a CDS encoding alpha/beta hydrolase, producing the protein MTVPHSAHDERAPNERPVDVIASQHLTVSTPRGDGTVPFFATGEWDAPQPRVERAVILLHGRLRNADVYFELARRARAAAGLDSDDTLLVVPQFLAAADVDAHAAPASTLRWEWTGWMGGGEALAPAPVSSFAVLDALFAALADVHRFPALREVVVAGHSGGAQVAQRYAVVAQGEAPLTARGVNVRYVIANPSSYVYFDTLRPAADGGFAPYDAARCVGFNDWKYGLGALPAYALASAAYVGDGGLEHAYLSRDVTLLLGDEDCDPQHPALDRSCAAMAQGQHRLARGLAYARYIDARSIAGRAHPLHRIPGAGHDADAVFSSAAGLAALFGERRRG; encoded by the coding sequence ATGACCGTGCCGCACTCCGCACACGACGAACGCGCGCCGAACGAACGGCCCGTCGACGTGATCGCATCGCAACATCTGACTGTTTCCACGCCGCGCGGCGACGGTACCGTGCCGTTTTTCGCGACCGGCGAGTGGGATGCGCCGCAGCCGCGCGTCGAACGCGCGGTGATCCTGCTGCACGGCCGGCTGCGCAACGCCGATGTGTACTTCGAACTGGCGCGTCGCGCGCGCGCGGCGGCCGGTCTCGATTCGGACGACACGCTGCTCGTCGTGCCGCAATTTCTCGCCGCCGCGGATGTCGATGCGCACGCGGCGCCCGCGTCGACGCTGCGTTGGGAATGGACCGGCTGGATGGGCGGCGGCGAAGCGCTCGCGCCGGCACCGGTCAGTTCGTTCGCGGTGCTGGACGCGTTGTTCGCGGCGCTCGCCGACGTGCACCGGTTTCCGGCGTTGCGCGAGGTGGTCGTCGCCGGCCATTCCGGCGGCGCGCAGGTCGCGCAGCGCTATGCGGTCGTCGCGCAGGGCGAGGCACCGCTGACCGCGCGCGGCGTCAATGTGCGCTATGTGATTGCCAATCCATCGTCGTACGTTTATTTCGATACGTTGCGGCCTGCCGCGGACGGCGGCTTCGCGCCGTACGACGCGGCGCGCTGCGTCGGCTTCAACGACTGGAAGTACGGTCTCGGCGCGCTGCCGGCGTATGCGCTCGCCAGCGCGGCGTACGTCGGAGATGGCGGGCTCGAACACGCGTATCTGTCGCGCGACGTGACACTGTTGCTCGGCGACGAGGATTGCGATCCGCAGCATCCGGCGCTCGACCGGTCGTGCGCCGCGATGGCGCAAGGGCAGCACCGGCTCGCGCGCGGCCTCGCGTATGCACGCTATATCGATGCGCGCAGTATCGCCGGGCGCGCGCATCCGCTGCACCGGATTCCGGGCGCGGGCCACGATGCCGACGCGGTGTTCAGCTCAGCGGCGGGGCTCGCCGCGCTGTTCGGCGAACGTAGGCGGGGCTGA
- a CDS encoding alpha/beta fold hydrolase, protein MPYVEAGEGELLLFVHGSLCDYRYWEPQLAGLSKRYRCVAVSLTHYWPVTDSGANLPFSWSVHADEVAEFIDRFGAGPAHVVGHSRGGCVAFHFARRHREQVRTLTLADPGGPLQIAGRPPARLPETVNALRAKAAQLIETGEVEAGLQLFVDSVSRPGFWAMSTAGFRRMATDNAHTLARQFRDPLPAYVPDEAVDVRCPVLLIDGEKSPDMFRRTVNALQSWLPDARRETVRGASHGMNLAHPSAFNRYVDEFIQAMGGR, encoded by the coding sequence ATGCCTTACGTCGAGGCAGGCGAGGGCGAACTGCTGCTGTTCGTACACGGCTCGCTGTGCGATTACCGCTACTGGGAGCCCCAACTGGCCGGCTTGTCGAAGCGCTATCGCTGCGTCGCGGTGAGTCTCACGCACTACTGGCCGGTGACCGACAGCGGCGCGAATCTGCCGTTCAGCTGGAGCGTGCACGCGGATGAAGTCGCCGAATTCATCGACCGCTTCGGCGCGGGACCGGCGCACGTGGTCGGGCATTCGCGCGGCGGCTGCGTGGCCTTTCATTTCGCGCGGCGCCATCGCGAACAGGTGCGCACGCTGACGCTCGCCGATCCGGGCGGCCCGTTGCAGATCGCCGGGCGTCCGCCCGCTCGTCTGCCGGAGACGGTCAATGCGTTGCGCGCGAAAGCGGCACAACTGATCGAAACGGGCGAGGTCGAAGCGGGTCTGCAACTGTTCGTCGATTCGGTGAGCCGTCCAGGCTTCTGGGCGATGAGCACGGCGGGCTTTCGCCGCATGGCGACCGATAACGCGCACACGCTTGCGCGGCAATTCCGCGATCCGCTACCCGCGTACGTACCCGATGAAGCCGTCGACGTGCGCTGCCCAGTGCTGTTGATCGATGGAGAGAAGAGCCCGGACATGTTCCGGCGCACGGTGAACGCGTTGCAGTCGTGGCTGCCGGATGCGCGCCGTGAGACGGTGCGCGGCGCGTCGCATGGGATGAATCTCGCGCACCCATCCGCTTTCAATCGCTACGTCGACGAGTTTATTCAGGCGATGGGCGGTCGTTGA